Proteins found in one Candidatus Eisenbacteria bacterium genomic segment:
- a CDS encoding DoxX family protein, giving the protein MKPSRRSVWAARAMWGIAVSFLTFDAIGKLLQVPAVIEGSARLGYPEHSVLAIGVIELVCVALYVIPRTAVLGALMLTGYLGGAVATHFRIEDPLFTHLLFPIYVAVLLWGALVLSDGRVRRLVLGPRTMLPAPDVRLTEEVQS; this is encoded by the coding sequence ATGAAGCCGTCGAGGAGAAGTGTCTGGGCCGCGCGCGCCATGTGGGGTATCGCGGTATCGTTCCTGACGTTCGACGCCATCGGAAAGCTGCTGCAGGTGCCGGCGGTGATCGAAGGCAGCGCCCGGCTGGGTTATCCCGAGCACTCGGTGCTCGCGATCGGAGTCATCGAGCTGGTCTGCGTCGCGCTCTATGTCATCCCGCGCACGGCGGTGCTCGGAGCGCTCATGCTCACCGGATACCTGGGGGGCGCCGTGGCGACACACTTCAGAATCGAGGACCCTCTGTTCACGCACCTGCTCTTCCCCATCTATGTCGCGGTGCTGTTGTGGGGAGCGCTGGTGCTGAGCGATGGACGAGTGCGACGTCTCGTGTTGGGACCGCGGACGATGCTTCCCGCTCCCGACGTGAGGCTCACTGAGGAGGTCCAGTCGTGA